The following are encoded in a window of Platichthys flesus chromosome 19, fPlaFle2.1, whole genome shotgun sequence genomic DNA:
- the LOC133974734 gene encoding ubiquitin-conjugating enzyme E2 L3-like, whose protein sequence is MAASRRLTKELGDIRKSGLKHFRNIQVDESNILTWQGLIVPDCPPYDKGAFRIEIIFPAEYPFKPPKVTFKTKIYHPNIDEKGQVCLPIVSVENWKPATKTIQVINNLIALVSVPQPEHPLRADLAEEYTKDQGKFMKNAEEFTKKHSEKRPMD, encoded by the exons ATGGCTGCGTCCAGGAGACTaacaaag gAGCTCGGTGACATCAGGAAATCTGGACTGAAGCATTTCCGCAACATTCAGGTCGACGAATCAAATATCTTAACCTGGCAAGGGCTAATTGTTCCT GATTGTCCTCCATATGACAAAGGAGCATTTCGCATTGAGATCATCTTCCCTGCCGAGTACCCCTTCAAGCCACCCAAGGTCACTTTCAAGACAAAGATCTACCATCCCAATATTGACGAGAAGGGTCAGGTCTGCCTGCCTATCGTCAGTGTGGAGAACTGGAAACCAGCAACAAAAACCATCcaag TGATCAATAATCTCATTGCTCTGGTGAGCGTCCCCCAGCCCGAGCACCCGCTGAGGGCAGACCTGGCAGAGGAATACACTAAAGACCAGGGTAAATTCATGAAGAATGCCGAGGAGttcacaaagaaacacagtgaaaagCGACCTATGGACTAA